One genomic segment of Centropristis striata isolate RG_2023a ecotype Rhode Island chromosome 13, C.striata_1.0, whole genome shotgun sequence includes these proteins:
- the LOC131983887 gene encoding testis-expressed protein 2-like, which yields MEDSKLIFSLDGPEEGPTVAFSKDKPQDGERQLELSLGMDLDLSLGHHSQPPFLTHSPSSPGSLADLSASSADLLVTTNLVKSSSTDLEPRESGSLRGKPLLSLVKSLSTEISRRVEPEVNLSKSDSKLHLHPWKQLTHPRIPESRPGEGGELDENQDWVSPPSAEPRGSSLIAELEDTRRKFSEAMQDPLSMLSKIMGDESPKQGRAAGAGDSPSSQGSYGRDSEDSDLKCRRRTESVCDTPLKRLQKGSLTKSSLPPEHHRSDSHLEIRTSGDLIQVVELQNGSRGTRLRTLPQPRVTVPGSSLPLHWLFPVALLAYGFLVLPLPSYLTGLSVGVASGFMLGLVVVFMFAPRRSSARSNKGLSKFRPQNVDLLEGGELTDSEVLEGWMNETNSYDPETFHPSITHSVYVTLRGSQLSLAYPRTNIPRWASFDETSHEATFTRSRTYQLANCKVSLLPSGLARKRIWNKKYPVCITLAEGEVGEESVVEGQEEEEKTERHAVPDQQLPVTLYLFGRTGREKEDWFQHFLSASRAGAKNLVSLEENAETPCGGDAAKESTEELHDMPGATKTRTLVEYSAYMTQLIGSQSCNPTPSPCQSDQGSPTAHKKIPNDEPGPGGQTGAESGSAPGPEGGSAEGQPSWVNSLLGRIFWDFLREKYWTDQVAHKIQKKLSKIKLPYFMNELTLADLDMGTCLPQVLSTSPPTLDRRGLWLELEVVYTGCLQMTLETKMNLCKLGRDGEDEAHSVLETQHVGSKPRLCILADSDEESSSAGSSDEEEVPPSEPQGSPGEKSPVVAAEGHTGGSTSRKILRFVDKIAKSKYFQKATENEYIRKKIAEVSNMPLMLSVEVLELSGTLAVNIPPPPTDRIWYSFRVTPRLDLHVRPTLGEREVTFTHVTEWIEKKLQCEFQKVLVMPNMDDLYLPLMTSGLDNPPPSHQSSFHSSSHQSSMESQEYLSE from the exons ATGGAAGACAGCAAGCTGATCTTCAGCCTGGACGGCCCGGAGGAAGGTCCCACCGTGGCCTTTTCCAAAGACAAACCACAGGACGGAGAGCGCCAGCTGGAGCTCAGCCTGGGGATGGATCTGGACCTGAGCCTGGGCCATCACTCCCAGCCCCCCTTCCTGACGCACTCCCCCTCATCCCCGGGCTCTTTAGCCGACCTGTCGGCCTCATCTGCAGACCTGCTCGTCACCACCAACCTGGTGAAATCCTCCTCCACGGACCTGGAGCCCAGGGAGAGCGGCTCGCTGCGGGGCAAGCCTCTCCTCAGCCTGGTCAAGTCCCTGAGCACCGAGATCTCCCGCCGCGTGGAGCCGGAGGTCAACCTCTCCAAGTCGGACTCCAAGCTGCATTTGCATCCCTGGAAGCAGCTCACCCATCCAAGAATACCAGAGAGCAGGCCCGGAGAAGGCGGAGAGCTGGACGAGAACCAGGACTGGGTGTCTCCTCCGTCCGCCGAACCCCGAGGGAGCTCGCTGATCGCCGAGCTGGAGGACACGAGGAGGAAGTTCTCCGAGGCCATGCAGGATCCGCTCAGCATGCTGAGTAAGATCATGGGGGACGAGAGCCCCAAGCAGGGGAGGGCTGCTGGGGCCGGGGACTCACCGTCCTCACAAGGAAGCTACGGGAGAGACAGCGAGGACTCAGATCTGAAGTGCCGGAGGAGgactgaaagtgtgtgtgacacGCCTCTGAAAAGACTCCAAAAAGGCTCTTTAACGAAGTCCTCCCTCCCGCCAGAACATCACCGCAGCGACAGCCATTTAGAAATCCGCACCTCTGGAGATCTGATCCAGGTGGTGGAGCTCCAGAACGGATCCAGAGGGACACGTCTCAGGACTTTACCCCAGCCAAGAGTCACTGTTCCGGGCTCGTCGCTGCCTCTCCACTGGCTCTTCCCCGTGGCTCTGCTGGCGTACGGTTTCTTGGTGTTGCCGCTGCCGTCCTACCTGACCGGTCTGTCCGTGGGGGTGGCGTCCGGCTTCATGCTGGGCCTGGTGGTCGTGTTCATGTTCGCCCCCCGCCGCTCGTCTGCAAGAAGCAACAAGGGTTTGAGCAAATTCAGACCCCAGAACGTGGATCTACTGGAAGGAGGAGAGCTCACAGATTCAGAAGTCCTAgag GGCTGGATGAATGAGACAAACAGCTACGACCCGGAGACGTTCCACCCGTCCATCACACACTCGGTGTATGTGACTCTGAGAGGCAGCCAGCTGAGCCTGGCCTACCCCCGCACCAACATCCCCCGCTGGGCATCGTTTGACGAAACCTCCCACGAGGCCACGTTTACACGCTCACGCACTTACCAGCTGGCCAACTGTAAG GTGTCTCTGTTGCCGTCCGGTTTGGCTCGCAAGAGGATCTGGAACAAGAAGTATCCTGTGTGCATCACTCTGGCTGAGGGGGAGGTGGGAGAGGAGAGTGTGGTTGAagggcaggaggaggaagagaagacgGAGAGACACGCCGTCCCGGACCAACAGCTTCCTGTCACCCTCTACCTGTTCGGCCGCACaggaagagagaaggaggacTGGTTCCAGCACTTCCTGTCTGCCTCCCGGGCCGGAGCCAAGAACCTCGTGAGCCTGGAGGAGAACGCAG AAACACCATGTGGTGGAGACGCTGCTAAAGAAAGCACAGAGGAGCTGCACGACATGCCGGGAGCAACGAAGACAAGAACACTAGTGGAGTACAGCGCCTACATGACTCAACTGATTGGCTCGCAGAGCTGCAATCCCACCCCCAGCCCCTGCCAGAGTGACCAGGGAAGCCCCACAGCACACAAAAAG ATTCCCAATGACGAGCCTGGACCTGGAGGTCAGACTGGAGCTGAGTCCGGGTCAGCTCCAGGCCCAGAGGGAGGCTCTGCAGAGGGACAGCCCAGCTGGGTCAACTCCCTGCTGGGACGCATCTTCTGGGACTTCCTGAGGGAGAAGTACTGGACGGACCAGGTGGCGCACAAGATCCAGAAGAAACTCAGCAAGATCAAG TTGCCCTACTTTATGAATGAGCTGACTCTGGCAGACCTGGACATGGGGACTTGTCTACCTCAAGTCCTCAGCACCTCCCCGCCTACTCTGGACCGCAGAG GTCTGTGGCTGGAGCTGGAGGTGGTGTACACAGGCTGCCTCCAGATGACCCTGGAGACCAAGATGAACCTGTGTAAACTGGGTAGAGATGGAGAGGACGAGGCTCACAGCGTTCTGGAGACCCAGCATGTTGG ctCTAAGCCCAGACTCTGCATACTGGCTGATAGTGATGAAGAGTCATCCAGCGCAGGCTCGTCTGATGAAGAGGAAGTCCCCCCGTCTGAGCCGCAGGGGTCTCCAGGAGAGAAGAGCCCAGTGGTAGCAGCCGAAGG GCACACTGGTGGCAGTACGAGTAGGAAGATCTTGAGATTTGTGGACAAGATCGCCAAATCCAAGTACTTCCAGAAAGCCACGGAGAACGAGTACATCAGGAAGAAGATCGCCGAGGTGTCCAACATGCCTCTGATGCTCAGCGTCGAGGTCCTGGAGCTCTCAGGGACTCTGGCCGTCAACATCCCTCCTCCCCCTACTGACCGGATATG GTACAGCTTCCGGGTGACTCCCAGGTTAGACCTTCATGTGCGACCCACGCTGGGGGAGAGGGAGGTCACCTTCACACATGTCACTGAGTGGATCGAGAAAAAACTACAGTGTGAATTTCAG